The genomic stretch tctctttttctttggaaacaataaaaacgtgGTGATGACTCTAattttattgacgtcaagtttacgctacaatatatatatatatatatatatatatatatatatatatatatatatatatatatatatatatatatatatatatatatatatatatatatatatatatatatatatatatatatatatatatatgaacaaaaaatcaataaataaatTTTTGGCAAATATCGCTAAGCACATTTATGGTATGTGTAAATAGGTTACCGGTGGTGGGGAGGGTTCTTTATTTGTACATAAAAATCCCAATCACTTTGGACCGTAAAAGTGCAAAAATAGAATAAAAGCATATCTTATCTAATAATCTTATCTGATCTAGTGCAACAGTAGAACAGAAGCTTATCTTATCTAATGCTATCCATATATATCACCAGAAATAATACATAAATGTAGTTGGGAAAGTAAAAGAAACTCAAAAGCAAGGAGATATGGATGCCATGCAAGTAGCTCTGCCAGTTTTAGGCATCGTTGCAGCTGCAGTTGCAACCTTCTATGCAGTGAGTTTCAATGAGATCAGAGAGGTAATTATAATTAAGCAACATCGTAAATTAGGTATACGTTATATTCTCTCTTTATCAATCTTATAAATTGAATTATTACAGAAATCGCTTCCAGATTGGGATGAAATTGAATCTGAATCAGAATCAGAAATTAGAGGTTTTAGACGATCAGCCAGTTCCCGACAGAGGCGAGCTAAAAGACAAGCTAGTAAAAATGACAAAACATAACTTCAACCAGAGTATGTTCGGTTGCCTTTCATTTCTTTGTTGTCATGTTTGGTTAATTAGTTATATTACACTACTTGTATTATGCTGTCATATTGTTACAAAGCCCCCATGATCTTAGACTCATTTCATGAATTGTGAGATCTACATTATTCTCATTGTCTCGCGAGTTACTGTGAGACGGTGACTGCATAGCTTTTGCCTCTATTACTTGTAAAATTCAATGGCTTTTGTTCTTACTCCAAGATCTAGACATTCCTTTCTCTAAACCATCTCTTACTTATCTAGATAGCAGCTCAGCACAACATATTACAATGATCCCTACTCTTCACGATCGAAACGTTTATATATTGACCGCCACATTTTTCTTTAACAACTTCAAAGTGGTCTTTTTCATCTCCTGTCCGTTACTTCTTCGAATCAAGTTGCAAATTTCCTCACCAAGCCTTTGAACCACCCCTGTTTTCTACTCTTTTTGTTAATCTAAAAATGTTAAACATACATTCTCCAACTTAAGGGGCTATTTGGGATTAATGGTTATTAATTAGGAATAACAAAATCTAAACCCTTCCTCATGATAGTAAGTTACTTGGCTGTAAATTTCTTACAAATTTGTCAATTTTTAATAAACCATATATATAAAGTACACATAAATGTTTTTAATTAAATCATAGATATTGGTCATTCAATTAAAATACCATATATTAAGTCAAAATGGTGGTAAGGATGTCATTGTTCGTTGCAGAGCAAAAGTAACTTTTATAACTATCGTATCCATTTTAAGATCTTAAGTAGACAAGGTATGTATATTTGTTGTTATACTTAAAAGTAAATAACATAGAAATAAATGACAGAAAGTAAAATGAAGATTTTGATGTTAGTAGTAAGAAAACTTAATGTGGGTAGATTTCATCATTACGTATTTATCATGCAAATGCATAGGTCAGTAAT from Lathyrus oleraceus cultivar Zhongwan6 chromosome 7, CAAS_Psat_ZW6_1.0, whole genome shotgun sequence encodes the following:
- the LOC127106224 gene encoding uncharacterized protein LOC127106224 is translated as MDAMQVALPVLGIVAAAVATFYAVSFNEIREKSLPDWDEIESESESEIRGFRRSASSRQRRAKRQASKNDKT